The genomic window tttttccccacctcgAGAAACAAAGTCCAGAAACAAAAGTaatttgtgttatttttctttaatcaaattcAGCCTCTCTGGTAACTCCACCAACTTCTGCAGCCCTTCGTCCCTTGTGGGAATCAAAGTGTCCGTCTGTTTTGGGGCATGAAGTAAATCTTGCTGCCTCGCTCCCGGTTCTCTTGTGGAGGTTTCATGCCCCAAATTAGTGGGTCCCCAATGATGttccttagttgggtcatgaaaaccACCCAggttagagagcaccaaggacccctcaacccCTGATCCTGGCTTCACCCAGGCTGATTCCAACCTCAGGTTACTGAAGAGCATTGGGGCTGAACTGCATTCtgtaagtgaaaaaaaaaaaacgagaaAAGGAAGCAACGatatttgaaatataaaaaatttattaatttaataatgttACCAATGCGCCCTTGAAAACCGGGCAGAAATTGCCACCACCAAAGCCCACCCTCCTTCCATGCTGGGGACGACGACACAGACGGCCGGGCACAATCGGAACTGCAAAGCACCCATCcataaaatgccccccccccaaactccccAGGAAGTAGTAACCAGTATCAAAGCTCCCAATCGGGCGGACTCCAGGAACCATGTGCCTTTGGAGCAAAGCATAGGCCATGCGGAAGAAGCGGATGCTGGCCTTGTGAGCAGCTCTCCCCCAATGACAATAGGTTCCTAGGCACGGGCCCATTCGTCGTAAACCACTGAAAGGGGACCAGCCCCAAGgagggaaacccccccccaaaaaaaagcatcTCGTGAAGTTGTGGCACTAACAGTAgcaacagacttatataccgcttcataaccgctctctaagcggtttacagagtcagcatattgcccccaacaacaatccgggtcctcatttcacccacctcggaaggatggaaggctgagtcaacctttgagccggtgagatttgaacagccgaactgcagaactgcagtcagctgaagtagcctgcagtgctgcatttaaccactgcgccacctcggctctctcagtGTTAAATAAGGGAATTTGTGCACTTCAGGGGAATATCTGCCTTCCTCTGAAAGGGGgcgcccctcagaaagggttatggggagggggcaggggctGGAAGGGGACCACCCAAGGcagaggggccagccaggaggcGTCTGGTACCCGGACAGCTTGCTGTACGTCCAGTGGGACGGAGGGGAGGCCTGGATATGGGGGTGGAGGGTAGGGGGCCGTCACCAAGCTCCAGTAAGGAGGACTCGCGTAGGTAGCAGGCCCCAAAGTGCAGCAGGGCAAGCTTAGCGAGGCCGGGATGGTGAGGAAGGTTGGCATGGGCAAGGAGGGACCCCCAGCCGGGGACGAAGTGCCATGATTGTGCCAAGGAGGAGGGGTCTGGAAATAGTCTGTGCAGCAGGCAGGGGGCGGCTGGGGAGGGCTGGCGGGCGGGCAGTGGGCCCCTTGGCCGCCCTCCCCAAGAGGAGGGCGGGCGCAGTTGGCGGAAGCCCCGTCTGGGCTCGGCGACCCTGGCTTGGCACTTCTTCCATCTTCCCGTGGCGGCTCCAGCAGAGAGCTGATGGTGAAGGGCTTCCTGCACGGCTGCTCGGGGGGCTTCTCTTCCTTGACGGGAAGGGCTTCAGGTGGGAGGGGCGCCTGGGGGTCGGGAGCCCCACCGGGAGGCACGTAGGGAAGGCCCTGCAACACGAACGGGGTGAGGTCGGGGGCGAAAGCCACCTCCTCTTGGCGAGAGATGGCCGTGTTCTGCAGCTTCAGGGCTTCGGGGGGGATCCGCTCCACGTCTACCGTCCAGTAGTTGCCTTTCCCTTTAGGCTTGGACGGATCCTTCAGCACCTGTGGGGGGGGAAGGGTCTCTGTAAGGAGGCAGCCCCcccttatctccccccccccaggttcttAGGTAAAGAACGATGGGATTTGAAATAACTAGCACACGGTCTGGATCTCGGGAGCATcttaggatgggtggacttcaactcccagaattccccagcccacaaAGCTGAAGAGCTGAACTTCacccatggggaattctgggaactgaagtccactcatcttcacTCCCCTGGGATCCAGAAACACCCATGGCTGGATTGGAGGCTTCCCAGGAATCGATGTGTCGGAGGGACCCTCAAGCCTGAAGAGGGCCCTCCCCCCTCAGAAGGGGGCCCACCCGGCTGAGCAGAGGCTCCTTGGAGGAGGCCCCCTTCAGCCCCTTCCTCTCCCAGGAGGCCTGGTTACCATCCTGAAGCAGTCGTTGGCCGAGAGGTTGTGTCGGATGGAATCCTTCCAGCCCTGGTAGTTCTCCTTAAAGAACGGGAAGAAAGCGCGGATCCTACCCGTAAtctgaaagagagggagggagggagaaacggGGACCCCCGCATTAGAACTGCTAGCCAGCCAGGGACCCCCGTCCGCGGCCCCCTCTGGGGCTCCAGGCTGCCCCATTCTCAACCCGACACCAGCGCCCGATCCTCCTCCGTGCCAGCCGACATTCTGCAGGGTCTCCCGTTTCAGgaaggggggtggactagaggacctccgaggtcccttccaaccccgaGGATCCCGTCTTCTTCGCGCTAAGGGGGAGAAAAGCCGAGCCAAGCGCGCTGGCTCCACGCCCGGCCCTTCCGTTGGTTGCGAGGGCGAGAAGAAGCGGCGGATAAATGTAAGAAAGTCCTAAAGAAGCCAAAGAGCCCCGCGGCCGTCGGGGCTCCGGCGCGCCCTCGGCGGAAGGCAGCGCCGCGCTCGAGACAGCCCGCTCGGCCCCCTTTCCAGCGTGCGACCCTGCTGCAAAGCGCCGGGGGGGCTGGAAGCGCCAAGGATCGGCGCCGGCGAGCCTCGACGCCCGAAAGACGACGGCTGGGCGAAGCCGCGGTCCAGGATGCTGGCGGGGAAACCGCCCCGTCGGACATCCCGGGCGACCGCTAAGCGAGGCAGGGTCCCTTGGGCCAGGGCATGGCCGGGGCCGCCCGCGGGAGCCTCCCTGGAAGACCGGGTCCCTCGGGGGTCTCTCGGGGGTCTCTCGGGGGTCCCTGGGGCGGGCGCTGACCTGCGAGAGCTTCAGCTTCTTCCCGGGGGAGGCGACGATGACCAGGGCGATCATGGCCAGGTAGCTGTAGGGGGGCTTGGCGTGGCGGCTGTAGCGCTTCTTGGGCCGGCGCGGGGGCTGCGCCGGGCCCCCCCCGACCTTCCGCTTGCTCCGGGGCCCTGCCGGAGGATTGTCCCCGTCGGTGTTCTGCATGCCCCCGTCCAGCTGGAGAGCGCCGctgcgcgcccccccccccgggtgggGGTTTAAATGGGCTCGGGGCGGGGGCGGATTTCTCCTCTGATGGGGCAGACCGGGCGGCTCCAGGCGCCGAGGGgcgggctgcccccccccccccgccgagccAATGAGAAACCCCCGCCCCGGGCTGTGGATTAGTGGGCGGCAGGTCACCGCCAGGAAGTGGCCCTCCCGCCCCCGCCCCAACCTGGCCCAGGTTtggccctgggggtgggggtgggggtgggagggggggaggggaggggaggggaggaggcggTAATTCCAGAGGGTCCTCCTGGCCTTGGATTGACTATGGGTTAGTCAACAGCCTGCTCTGAACTGCAAGAAGGATGGGTGGGTCCCCCCCAAATGCCCAACTGGGGTGACTTGACTTGAGGTTGGGTTGCTTGCATTCAACGTCCTTGAGAGCCCATCTctggccctcccaggctccaggaaagtggGGCGCATTGGAATGCTCTGGcccttgaggggtccttggtgctctctctgagCATGGCGCCTTTCTCGCtggcgtttcatggcccaactagggtaACCTCATCATAGCTGATCTGGCTTTAGGGTGTTGTGTGAGCCCAGCCACAGAGAGTCAAGAGGGCCATTTGAGGTCTTGAAGGCCACCTGGCTTTAGACTGCTTGACCATGATGAAACAAACCATGGTttggcatgaagccaactccacCAGGGAAGGCAGGAATTCCCAAGGGCCAAAAAATAGGATATTTGCAAATTTCTCTGTTCCAGtaaattgattgatttgatttggtttggtttgtatAAACAGCAGCACACCCAaaggtgtgtgtttttatttttaaggcaACTGGTCTCTtggcttttctttgaaaatgttctccttatcatccaagaaacttcttcagttctggagacGTTCTgcagcttcttggatcagaaacaacattttcaaacaaaaaaaacaacaataaatttcagttgcattttgggggtggggaggaaaagcAGCTGGATGGAGGTGGAGAATCTTCATGGACGTTCACCCAGACAGATGTGTAGCAGAGCCCATGATTACCTATCCATACCGACCTCTGGCCGCTACCCTGTCAATCCCAGGCACTGCTGGGTGTGTTTGTGAGTGTGCTTTTAAGGCCCTTTTAGATTGCCTTCCTCTCTTACAGATTCCTTGGGTGACTTACAAACTCTTGCAAATGCCTTGTGACAaattcacacttggccagtaaagaatccTTTTCTGTTGCAACCTGACAAAGAGGGATCCCGCCTCAACCTGGCCCCTCATTTTGCTTCCCACCTCTGCACCCTTGAGATAACATTGTGTCTTCAAGAgcgtccctccccccacccccagacagGTCTTCCAGGAGTTTTATCAGTTCCCATTTAAAAgccaggtgggggagggggggcaggaggagTGCTGCTTGAGGAAATGCTTCTGTACAGCCACCTTCTCTCTCCATCCTTGGAAAACGGGGAAAAACACGGCCTTCTCCTTAAAAACCAGCAagtagttttatttgtttttattttttttattaatttattttttattttatcaatttcatatatacattcacaattatatgatctcataactgttattaataatatgtatttataacaatttttccctactgttgacaatatacttgaagatccatcttatcttacaacggtcctacttcttcttccctccctctttccttccttctcgtttcttctctcctactccccttccttccctccctccttcccttctttcttctctccttctctccttccttccttctccttctctccttcctttcccccttcctttcctccttccttccccccttccttccctccttccttccctcctttcttctctccttccttccctcctttcttctctccttctctccttccttccctccttccttccctcctttcttctctccttctctccttccttccctcctttcttctctccttctctccttccttccctccttccttccctcctccagcAAGTAGTTTTAGTTGCAAGGATTAGGAATGTCTagcttgatgaaaagaaggacttgggggagACACAATCGCaccttccgatatttgagggctgccacaacGAAGAGGGGGTCGAGCCCCCTTCTCCAAAgccccctgaaggcaggacaaggagcaagggatggaaactaataaaaggagagaaggaatctggaattaaggagaaacttcctgacaggacaattcaccagtggaacaatttgcctccttaaATGTGAGCCAGGCCTGGGCTGCAGCTGCTGAActaattaggggagacatgatagaagtcttctgatatctcaggggttgccacaaagaagaggggagggggggtgtcaaccTACTCTCCAAAATACCCGAAAGCAGGacgaaagaagcaatggatggaaactaatcaaggagagaagcaacgtggaattaagtgagaacaatcaatcagtggaacggcttgcctccagatgttgtgggtgttccaacactgcaatttttaaaaaagagactggacagtcacttgtctgaaatggtatatagcagtgtttctcaaccttggcaacttgaagatgtccggacttcaactcccagaattccccagccagcattactggctggggaattctgggagttgaagtccggacatcttcaagttgccaaggttgagaaacactgctatatagtctcctgcttgagcagggggttggactagaagacctccaaggtcccttgtgACTGTTATTCTTTTCcagtgtaaatatgttttattttcatttcatttcgtacagtcacatatatactgtgcataaccggggccatataacattgaacaataaacacagccctccctcttgtcaacaataccccccaaaatacaaacccaatataccacttctgTTATTCTTGACATACTCTGCAAACTGTCTTTAACAAGCCACAGCTAAGTGCAGTCTGCAAAAACCAAACCATGGGTTGGCTGAGAAAACTCCATGGGGTGGCCTCTCCTGAAGTCATAACATAattgaaagtgggggggggggaccttggaggtcttctaatccaaccctcagctcaagcaggagaccctcttaccattccagacaaatgcttGCCCAGAACACAGCCGAAATGTGGATGCTGCTGGATCTTGAATGCAGCCTGACCTTGTAATCCAGGATAGATCTGGAAGTCATTCCCCTCCCCAAGATCCAGGAGCAGGGTGAATGGAGCCTTTAAGGAAGGCAAGCTCTACTCATTCAGCCCCTCTGTGTAGCTAGCCGGCTTCCATTCTGTGtaagctgggggggagggggagcacagAAGAGGATCCTTTCTCTTGGGGTTGACTATCGGACCTCACCTG from Thamnophis elegans isolate rThaEle1 chromosome 8, rThaEle1.pri, whole genome shotgun sequence includes these protein-coding regions:
- the LOC116512078 gene encoding forkhead box protein H1-like produces the protein MQNTDGDNPPAGPRSKRKVGGGPAQPPRRPKKRYSRHAKPPYSYLAMIALVIVASPGKKLKLSQITGRIRAFFPFFKENYQGWKDSIRHNLSANDCFRMVLKDPSKPKGKGNYWTVDVERIPPEALKLQNTAISRQEEVAFAPDLTPFVLQGLPYVPPGGAPDPQAPLPPEALPVKEEKPPEQPCRKPFTISSLLEPPREDGRSAKPGSPSPDGASANCARPPLGEGGQGAHCPPASPPQPPPACCTDYFQTPPPWHNHGTSSPAGGPSLPMPTFLTIPASLSLPCCTLGPATYASPPYWSLVTAPYPPPPYPGLPSVPLDVQQAVRVPDASWLAPLPWVVPFQPLPPPHNPF